The segment CTCCATAATGCATTCAACTTAATAAGTTTGTTCTTACTTATACATTTTTAAACAATTTCCCCAGAACGAACCATGAGAAATTTTTACTTAAACCCCTACCTCAACCTTGGGTAGTAAAACTTATGATTCTACACTAAGCAACAAATGTGATGCTGATAAACAAATTACATCTAAACTTTAATTACTTCATACAAAGTATCATTTAACAGCACACAATTTTGATGTGACAATATATCTCGTGTATTAAGTTCTTGTAATAGCTTCTTCATTCTTTGTAAACGTTGCTCTTGGCGGCGAGACTTTTGCTGTAAGAATTTCAGTTTCTTCTTCAATTTCTCATTTTGTTCCTCCAACTGCTGAATCTTCTTTTTCTGTAAGCATGCATCTCCAACACTGTAGCTATGATCATAAACAGTTAAGAGTCCATGCGATTGATTCAGTTCCGACTCCTCTATAATTTCCTCTGTTGCACGATGTTGGTCACTCGGTAATGCCATTTCTAACTTCTATCAATAAAGATCAACAGATTAATAGTTACAAATATATAATTTTGACATTCAGCAAATTAAAGCTGTAAACAAAGGTCAAGCATAAAAGCTACAAATAATTTATCAAATCCAACATTTGTAAAGTAAAAATGATTTTATTGAGATTTACAACAGAAAATATTGTAGATAATACAGCAagtactttgacaaaagaatggaACGTGTTAAATTTCTTTTAACAATAAATTTAAGGAGATAATTTATTTGATGGAAAACCAGAGATTTTGGATCTATTCAAACCTGAAGAATTCCTGACTTGAAATATtaattatttctctttccacaaatgctgcctgaattgcagtTTTTGTGACAATTTCAATTGAAAAACAGATTTCTCCTTTTAGCTACATTAAATGCAATGAGTTAAATAAAATTAAGCAACATTTTACATTTAACAATAAACCAGAGAAGTCAGTGAATACCAGATCAATGTGAGGCCTTTATTCAATAAAATGACCAAAAACAGATGTAATGACTAACCTCAGGATCAGAGTTTCAAAAGCTTTTGTTTTCCTAATAAAAGCTTCAGTTCCCAGCATTCACAACTCTTTATAGTAACTTGGACACAAAATATTCTTATTTCTCTGATAAGCTTCTGATTACTTGACTGACAATTACAGAAACCAAACAGGTGATTAGGGAATTTCCCTGATGGTGAAATAGCACATTTAAAATACTTATGAATTTTGAATTCCAAAAAAGTGTACTCTTGTATCAGATTCAGCTTGCTGTATCCTGCACCAGGATGATAATAGCAATAAGATGCTACAAAAATGAATATActcgagactgcagatgctggaatctagagaaaaaaaaacaaacttctagaggaaatcagtgggtcaggcaacatccttctagaagaggaagaagaatgaTATGGCAACAGAGAGGAGAATTAAAATGGCTTGCAACCAGGAGCTCTAGATGGGTCATAGTAGAACGAGCACGGGTGTTTGGTAAAAAGGTCACCTACCCAACACTGTTTCGCCACGTCTGTTAAACCACCAACTTAACTAAGATAGTTATGTAATCTAGCAACTTTTTCAGCTGTTACATTTAATTAAGATTGAAATTGTTAGCATCTAAGCATTTCATTAGCTATAATTACATCAGCTTTGGGCTATCTTCACACTAGACCGGTTAAGtctgtaaccgaagctttttctctttgttttgaccctccgtccacaatgaaacagcgttttcctcccctgaaaacagagcttttctaaaacgctctccagagtgtttaaatctgaaaacatcGGTTGGGCGctgtagtgtgtacagggtaaccggaggttttaaaaaacctgtcgtccctttattcagtgaagagactatggctgtagaaaatgtttccagggtgacccctctgtggatgtggggaagatgttggtggggccacccaggggtctgtgtgtccataTGTGTAGCTACTGTactggctgtgaggctggtattgtggcggtgaaaagtactgggggggggggggttgccatcatattcctcatcatt is part of the Mobula birostris isolate sMobBir1 chromosome 4, sMobBir1.hap1, whole genome shotgun sequence genome and harbors:
- the LOC140196687 gene encoding THAP domain-containing protein 1-like isoform X3, coding for MVKNQLFPLKRPELCKKWLDAVRRRNFIPTKNSNLCSEHFTLDCFRKNCNNKILEENAVPSIFCFTRSNQQSKKLEMALPSDQHRATEEIIEESELNQSHGLLTVYDHSYSVGDACLQKKKIQQLEEQNEKLKKKLKFLQQKSRRQEQRLQRMKKLLQELNTRDILSHQNCVLLNDTLYEVIKV
- the LOC140196687 gene encoding THAP domain-containing protein 1-like isoform X1 codes for the protein MVLSCSAYGCKNRYDKDRGVSFHRFPLKRPELCKKWLDAVRRRNFIPTKNSNLCSEHFTLDCFRKNCNNKILEENAVPSIFCFTRSNQQSKKLEMALPSDQHRATEEIIEESELNQSHGLLTVYDHSYSVGDACLQKKKIQQLEEQNEKLKKKLKFLQQKSRRQEQRLQRMKKLLQELNTRDILSHQNCVLLNDTLYEVIKV
- the LOC140196687 gene encoding THAP domain-containing protein 1-like isoform X2, with protein sequence MVLSCSAYGCKNRFPLKRPELCKKWLDAVRRRNFIPTKNSNLCSEHFTLDCFRKNCNNKILEENAVPSIFCFTRSNQQSKKLEMALPSDQHRATEEIIEESELNQSHGLLTVYDHSYSVGDACLQKKKIQQLEEQNEKLKKKLKFLQQKSRRQEQRLQRMKKLLQELNTRDILSHQNCVLLNDTLYEVIKV